From the bacterium genome, the window GTTTATCTTTCTTGCTGTTACGTCCTGCATTAATTCTTCGAATGCAGGCCTTTTTGTGTCTTTTGCTGATATTCCCTCGTCTTTGTATGGTTTGTCTTTGTAAACCTCAAAATTCTGGGCTTTGCAGTACTGCCTTAATCTTTCTTCCTGTGTGTGCAGAGAATCTCTGTCAATCTGCATCGATGTTGAAACTCTGACATAAATTCCGGCTTTCATTAATCACCTCTTTTTATTTGTATTGTGTTGCTTAATTATAGGTGATGATTGGTGGGGGTGTCAAGAGGTGACTGTTAGGATATTTGAAGAGATAAAAACTAATTAAGAGTATTTGATTTCTTCCAACGTTCTTCAAAACTTTTCTTTAAAATTGGTAAAAATTTCTCTACTAAATTTTTAGGTAAGAAAACTACAAAAGATTCTTTATTACCTAAATCTTTAATACCATGG encodes:
- a CDS encoding recombinase family protein — encoded protein: MKAGIYVRVSTSMQIDRDSLHTQEERLRQYCKAQNFEVYKDKPYKDEGISAKDTKRPAFEELMQDVTARKIN